The following proteins are encoded in a genomic region of Hymenobacter siberiensis:
- a CDS encoding transposase family protein, which yields MNFSVKNLTTSRKWRAATGLTAERFAQLLAHFKQAYFRLNGTDMIERGAFAPYEVALKTEEELLLFTLFSFKANLTYDLLGLVSGMDGSNAKRNQELGITVLQEALEQTGHAPKREFTTVAEFEAYFQEHETLLVDGTEQRKQRPGNKEMQKDYYSGKKKCTP from the coding sequence ATGAACTTTTCCGTAAAAAACCTCACTACTTCGCGTAAATGGCGTGCTGCCACGGGACTCACGGCGGAGCGTTTTGCGCAGCTTTTGGCGCATTTTAAGCAGGCGTATTTTCGGTTGAATGGAACAGATATGATTGAACGTGGGGCTTTTGCGCCGTATGAAGTAGCCCTTAAAACAGAAGAAGAATTACTGCTTTTCACCCTATTCAGCTTCAAAGCAAACTTGACGTATGATTTGTTGGGATTGGTCAGTGGGATGGACGGTTCCAACGCGAAACGCAACCAGGAATTAGGCATTACGGTGCTCCAAGAAGCGCTGGAGCAAACCGGGCATGCGCCAAAGCGGGAATTTACGACAGTGGCCGAATTTGAAGCCTATTTTCAGGAACACGAGACGTTATTGGTCGATGGAACGGAGCAACGCAAGCAACGACCAGGAAATAAAGAGATGCAAAAAGACTACTATAGCGGTAAAAAAAAATGCACGCCGTAA
- a CDS encoding transposase family protein, which translates to MHAVKEIVISTTIRWIGFISRCYGGRHHDYSVLKSILPVDKEWFKKFKVRLDLGFLGFAKDYVCRKVFIPIKKPKGKELTDEQREINTKQASERITVEHSIGGLKRYRILEDRLRLHNLNLYNDVLGVCAGLWNFSLNL; encoded by the coding sequence ATGCACGCCGTAAAAGAGATAGTTATTTCAACGACCATCCGCTGGATTGGTTTTATCAGCCGTTGTTACGGCGGAAGACACCACGACTACAGTGTGCTAAAAAGCATTTTACCAGTTGATAAAGAGTGGTTTAAAAAGTTCAAGGTGCGGTTGGACCTGGGGTTTTTGGGCTTCGCGAAAGACTACGTTTGCCGGAAAGTTTTTATTCCTATCAAAAAGCCGAAAGGGAAAGAACTCACCGATGAACAACGAGAAATAAATACAAAACAAGCAAGTGAACGAATTACCGTAGAGCATAGCATTGGCGGATTGAAACGTTATCGAATTTTGGAAGACCGATTACGTTTGCATAATTTGAACCTGTACAATGACGTGCTGGGAGTGTGTGCGGGCTTGTGGAATTTCAGCTTAAATCTGTGA